The Bacillus carboniphilus genome window below encodes:
- a CDS encoding ROK family transcriptional regulator, with protein sequence MIDPRKGIPSNMKNWNKKRVLDCIRHQAEKQSRASLSKLLDISKPTVCNLVDELVEEGWLLEKESKEGNVLGGRKPFHLTFNKQYKHLIGIDIGGTYTELALLNLEGDIIAHKKFSTQEQLPQNLIKTTASYVKTLILEANLTTNHILSIGIGIPGITDSANGIVRDAPSLGWKNKNVIEEFKEYLSIPVFVENDVNLAVLGEQWKGVARGKQNVILITLGTGVGCGIILNGKLYQGSNFAAGEIGYIITDKNAVDSDDYTSFQGYGFLENQVGGPAIVNRMRKRLLDDRREKEFLSAESTFQLAIKENDPTALEVVNQAVDHLSIAIVNVVSVLNPECIVLGGGISKSAHWFLPKIEDRLQRHLPKESQVALMVTNQDNSSLIGAVAHCLNQDELLRIHSVSN encoded by the coding sequence ATGATTGATCCAAGAAAAGGTATACCAAGTAATATGAAAAATTGGAATAAGAAACGGGTACTGGATTGTATAAGACATCAGGCTGAAAAACAGTCACGTGCCAGTCTTTCAAAGCTCTTAGACATTAGTAAGCCAACGGTTTGTAACCTCGTAGATGAATTAGTAGAGGAAGGATGGCTACTAGAAAAAGAGAGTAAGGAAGGCAATGTGTTAGGGGGAAGGAAGCCATTTCACCTAACCTTTAACAAGCAGTATAAGCACCTAATCGGAATTGATATAGGTGGAACCTACACGGAGCTAGCTCTTTTAAATCTAGAAGGGGATATTATTGCTCATAAAAAATTCTCAACCCAAGAACAATTACCTCAAAATCTCATCAAGACAACTGCATCATATGTTAAAACCCTCATCTTAGAAGCTAACTTAACCACAAATCATATTTTATCTATCGGAATTGGCATACCAGGCATTACAGACTCAGCAAATGGAATTGTACGTGACGCTCCAAGCTTGGGGTGGAAGAACAAGAATGTTATCGAAGAGTTCAAAGAGTACCTCTCTATTCCAGTCTTTGTAGAGAATGATGTTAACTTAGCTGTACTTGGCGAGCAGTGGAAAGGTGTCGCACGAGGAAAGCAAAATGTCATTTTAATTACATTGGGCACAGGTGTTGGCTGCGGAATCATTTTAAATGGAAAGCTTTATCAAGGCTCGAACTTCGCAGCGGGGGAAATTGGATACATTATCACGGATAAAAATGCTGTCGACTCCGATGACTACACCTCATTTCAGGGCTACGGATTCTTAGAAAATCAAGTAGGAGGACCAGCCATTGTCAATCGGATGAGGAAAAGACTCTTGGATGATCGTAGAGAAAAGGAATTTCTGTCTGCAGAAAGCACCTTCCAGCTAGCCATTAAGGAAAACGACCCAACTGCACTTGAAGTAGTGAATCAAGCAGTCGATCACTTAAGTATTGCAATCGTTAATGTCGTTTCTGTTTTAAATCCTGAATGTATTGTATTGGGAGGTGGGATTTCTAAGTCAGCACATTGGTTTTTACCAAAGATTGAGGACCGTCTTCAAAGACACCTTCCTAAAGAAAGCCAAGTCGCCCTTATGGTTACAAATCAGGACAATTCCTCTTTAATTGGAGCTGTTGCCCATTGTTTAAATCAAGACGAATTATTACGTATTCATTCAGTAAGTAACTAG
- a CDS encoding VOC family protein: MKWHHVGIEVKNISESIRFYQNYFGLEIEEELEWEDETVIFMGKGPVRIELIQVHNEIVTSVQDSSVHFSWEVETISGWIDTLGGKGLIPVEGPIKLENGWQTVFYEGPTQEVIELIQR; this comes from the coding sequence ATGAAATGGCATCATGTTGGAATAGAAGTGAAGAACATATCTGAATCCATTCGCTTTTATCAGAACTACTTTGGACTGGAAATCGAGGAAGAACTTGAATGGGAAGATGAGACTGTTATTTTTATGGGAAAAGGACCGGTGCGTATTGAGCTAATCCAAGTTCATAATGAAATAGTTACCTCGGTTCAGGATTCATCGGTCCATTTTTCTTGGGAAGTAGAAACTATTTCAGGTTGGATTGACACACTTGGCGGAAAAGGGTTGATTCCTGTTGAAGGGCCAATAAAACTAGAAAATGGATGGCAAACGGTGTTTTATGAAGGGCCAACTCAAGAGGTAATTGAACTGATTCAACGTTGA